A window of the Desulfobacula toluolica Tol2 genome harbors these coding sequences:
- the hpf gene encoding ribosome hibernation-promoting factor, HPF/YfiA family produces MKISVTFNKIDSSDSLKSYVQKKMDRFDKMLDHPAEAHIVLSVEKIRHIAEINLNCDKLRIHAKEESESMYSSIDAMADKIKLQITKHKEKIRQHLSGNKQSIKDDSTEFNSPSSSSDSEMTDQISE; encoded by the coding sequence ATGAAAATAAGTGTTACTTTTAATAAGATTGATTCCTCAGATTCCTTAAAATCTTACGTTCAAAAAAAAATGGATAGATTTGATAAAATGCTTGATCATCCGGCAGAAGCTCATATTGTTCTATCCGTTGAAAAAATAAGACATATAGCTGAAATAAACCTCAATTGTGATAAATTAAGGATTCATGCAAAAGAAGAATCTGAAAGTATGTATTCATCCATTGATGCAATGGCAGACAAAATAAAACTACAGATCACAAAGCATAAAGAAAAAATAAGGCAGCATCTGTCTGGAAATAAACAGAGCATTAAAGATGATTCAACAGAATTTAATTCGCCGTCAAGTTCTTCTGATAGCGAGATGACTGACCAAATAAGCGAATAG
- a CDS encoding TRAP transporter small permease subunit gives MKIVNKMFGSAGGILIGAMMLLVVAEVSNRLFWGSSIEGAIEIEGIFLALAIFLGFSPCEEEKKHVRVELVAARLPKKFKTFLDIIVYITAVGVVAVITWQVGLDMISSWSIRETLPGAKVQVPVYPAKAAAFIGYFAFFIQLMVSLASIIRTQRRSESQTMRPSKKRNL, from the coding sequence ATGAAAATAGTGAATAAAATGTTTGGATCAGCGGGAGGAATACTTATCGGTGCCATGATGTTACTGGTTGTTGCCGAAGTCTCTAACCGCCTTTTTTGGGGAAGTTCAATTGAAGGCGCAATAGAGATTGAGGGTATATTCCTGGCACTGGCAATTTTCCTGGGATTTTCCCCATGTGAGGAAGAAAAAAAACACGTCAGGGTTGAACTTGTAGCTGCCCGTTTGCCCAAAAAATTTAAAACCTTCCTGGATATCATCGTTTATATAACCGCCGTAGGTGTGGTTGCCGTCATCACATGGCAGGTAGGCCTTGACATGATAAGTTCCTGGAGCATACGAGAGACTTTGCCCGGAGCAAAAGTGCAAGTGCCTGTATACCCCGCAAAGGCGGCTGCTTTCATAGGATATTTTGCCTTTTTTATTCAGTTGATGGTAAGCCTGGCGAGTATCATAAGGACTCAAAGGCGGTCGGAGAGCCAAACCATGAGACCGTCGAAAAAAAGAAATTTATAA
- a CDS encoding rhodanese-like domain-containing protein, protein MKKNKANIFILTLVTGIFLLTGCTATNSIKTSETAKEDMSWMFHDTVDSQFVKAHMSVPMPENVMIIDARPYKGKYVKGHIPGAVSIPFSEFDQKTDLLPKDKNALLIYYCQGLKCKLSHKSAKKAQKSGYKNVKVYAKGYPEWISLKGNYPSVSAGYVAQQITENKTVIIDARPQETKFVKGHIPTAINIPFSKFDALKGKLPRDPNTPIIFYCGGLKCRLSHKSAVKAIEMGYTNVSVFAKGYPEWKKTYGASNETVQVKAGEIEGSIDIERFKSIIAKNPESIMLIDVRDADEFAKGSFKTAVNIPVENLESKIKNFPDDKPIVFVCSTGARSGEAFYMTKDVRESLKDVFYVEAEIDFKSNGIVEIKKPK, encoded by the coding sequence ATGAAAAAAAACAAGGCAAACATTTTTATTCTGACCTTGGTGACAGGCATTTTTCTATTAACAGGATGTACTGCAACAAATTCGATCAAAACCAGTGAAACAGCCAAAGAAGATATGTCATGGATGTTTCATGATACCGTTGATTCCCAATTTGTAAAAGCACACATGTCGGTTCCAATGCCTGAAAACGTTATGATTATTGACGCCAGACCGTATAAGGGGAAATATGTAAAAGGTCATATCCCAGGTGCAGTCAGCATCCCGTTTTCAGAATTTGACCAAAAAACTGATCTTCTGCCAAAAGACAAAAATGCCCTGTTAATTTATTATTGCCAGGGGCTTAAATGCAAACTCAGCCACAAATCCGCTAAAAAAGCTCAAAAGTCAGGATATAAAAACGTTAAAGTCTATGCAAAAGGATATCCCGAATGGATAAGCCTTAAAGGAAATTATCCTTCCGTAAGCGCCGGGTATGTGGCACAACAGATAACTGAAAACAAGACCGTAATCATAGATGCCAGACCACAGGAAACCAAGTTTGTCAAGGGCCATATTCCTACGGCAATAAATATTCCCTTTTCAAAATTTGATGCCCTTAAAGGAAAACTGCCCAGAGATCCGAACACTCCGATTATTTTCTATTGCGGAGGCCTTAAATGCAGGTTAAGCCATAAATCAGCCGTAAAAGCGATTGAAATGGGATACACAAATGTCTCTGTCTTTGCCAAAGGCTATCCTGAATGGAAAAAAACATATGGCGCATCCAATGAGACTGTTCAGGTAAAAGCCGGGGAGATTGAAGGTTCGATTGATATTGAACGGTTCAAATCCATTATCGCGAAAAACCCTGAATCCATAATGCTCATTGACGTAAGAGATGCTGATGAATTTGCAAAAGGATCGTTTAAGACAGCAGTTAATATTCCGGTTGAAAATCTTGAATCTAAGATCAAAAATTTTCCTGATGACAAACCCATTGTTTTTGTATGTTCAACCGGCGCAAGAAGCGGCGAGGCATTTTACATGACAAAAGATGTGAGAGAATCTTTAAAAGACGTTTTCTATGTTGAAGCTGAAATTGATTTCAAAAGTAATGGAATTGTTGAGATTAAAAAACCCAAATAA
- a CDS encoding 4Fe-4S dicluster domain-containing protein — protein MTARKIRPKISRRAFLKGSITVAGSVAATASIARAARSLSGEKKEPLATLIDISKCIGCEECVYACRQANENKYPNPEKPFPKMFPDRVLVEDWSERRDVTDRLTPYNWLFIQHASATVNGEQIELTIPRRCMHCENPPCVKLCPWGALKQEENGLSRIDSDLCLGGSKCKKVCPWDVPQRQTGVGLYLDLLPAFAGNGVMYKCDRCYNRLEKGEVPACIEACPEDVQTIGPKSEILKKAHALAREMNGYIYGEHENGGTHTIYVSPVPFDQLNQTIEKSKGKPHLNKVKNMMANGTNLAKAMLIAPIAGVAAAFGKFYLSAKEDK, from the coding sequence ATGACCGCAAGGAAAATAAGGCCCAAGATTTCGCGCAGAGCATTTTTAAAGGGCTCAATTACGGTGGCTGGATCTGTGGCAGCGACCGCGAGCATTGCCAGGGCCGCCAGGTCCTTGTCCGGTGAAAAAAAAGAGCCTTTGGCAACCTTGATTGACATCAGCAAATGCATTGGGTGCGAAGAGTGTGTCTATGCATGCCGGCAAGCCAATGAAAACAAATACCCAAATCCTGAAAAACCATTTCCCAAAATGTTTCCTGACAGGGTTCTTGTGGAAGACTGGTCTGAAAGAAGAGATGTGACCGATCGTCTGACGCCCTACAACTGGCTTTTTATCCAGCATGCATCTGCCACTGTCAATGGTGAGCAAATTGAACTGACCATTCCTCGGAGATGTATGCATTGCGAAAATCCTCCCTGTGTCAAATTGTGTCCCTGGGGGGCCTTAAAACAGGAAGAAAACGGTCTTTCACGGATTGATTCAGACCTTTGCCTTGGCGGTTCAAAATGCAAAAAAGTCTGTCCCTGGGATGTGCCGCAAAGACAAACAGGTGTCGGGCTTTATCTTGATCTTTTGCCTGCCTTTGCCGGAAACGGGGTCATGTATAAATGTGACAGGTGTTACAATCGGCTTGAAAAGGGCGAAGTGCCGGCCTGTATAGAGGCTTGTCCGGAAGATGTTCAGACCATCGGGCCGAAAAGTGAAATTTTGAAAAAAGCACATGCCCTTGCAAGAGAGATGAACGGCTATATTTATGGTGAACACGAAAATGGTGGAACCCATACCATTTATGTTTCTCCTGTCCCTTTTGATCAATTAAACCAGACGATTGAAAAATCAAAAGGCAAACCCCATTTAAATAAAGTCAAGAATATGATGGCAAATGGAACCAACCTTGCCAAAGCCATGTTGATTGCGCCCATAGCCGGTGTTGCAGCCGCATTTGGAAAATTTTATCTGAGTGCAAAGGAGGATAAATAA
- a CDS encoding TRAP transporter large permease, whose translation MDPTLTGVLGIVVLLIFILSGLHVGLVLILVGGLGSVVLLGIQGGLNILGTTPFAVASAYDLTPLPLFLLMGALAANGGLGAIAYDAMVKWIGTVRGGLAIASTFGSAFFGLACGSSLAATGVFTKVALPEMLKRNYNKELAIGSIAAAGTFSTMMPPSGLLIIYAIFTEESIGQLFMAGIIPGIITAVSYAVLIYFRVRRNPDLAPITTERFDRRTKLISLAQTWPIFFLVGLVLGGIFAGWFTATEAGGIGAFGALIIVFIYKGFRGANLLGALMDCMRTNGMIFLVIIGAIVFGRFLSVTQIPVNLATYLSELTIPMPMILLGFLIMYFVLGMFLDAVAILCITLPVVFPVIVHLGFNPIWFAIIVIKVTEIGLVTPPVGMNVYVAASAAEGQVSLTDVFKGIAPFIFCDIFILALLIAFPQIALFLPGLMF comes from the coding sequence ATGGATCCGACTCTTACCGGTGTCCTGGGAATTGTTGTTTTACTCATTTTTATATTGAGCGGTCTCCATGTAGGATTAGTCCTGATTTTGGTCGGCGGACTGGGCAGTGTCGTGCTTTTAGGGATTCAGGGAGGACTGAATATCCTGGGCACAACTCCGTTTGCCGTGGCATCTGCATATGATCTTACCCCCTTGCCTCTGTTCTTGCTTATGGGAGCATTGGCTGCCAATGGAGGACTTGGTGCTATCGCCTACGATGCCATGGTAAAATGGATCGGCACGGTAAGAGGAGGGCTTGCCATTGCAAGCACTTTCGGCTCAGCCTTTTTCGGACTTGCATGCGGCTCATCTCTTGCTGCGACAGGTGTCTTCACAAAAGTAGCGCTTCCGGAAATGCTGAAACGCAATTACAATAAGGAACTTGCCATCGGTAGCATTGCTGCGGCAGGGACTTTCTCCACCATGATGCCCCCTAGCGGCCTTTTGATCATATATGCTATTTTCACGGAAGAATCCATTGGTCAACTTTTTATGGCAGGCATTATCCCGGGGATTATTACTGCTGTTTCCTATGCCGTCTTAATTTATTTCAGGGTTCGAAGAAATCCAGATCTGGCACCAATAACAACAGAACGCTTTGACAGGCGGACAAAACTGATATCTCTGGCACAGACCTGGCCTATCTTTTTTCTTGTAGGCCTGGTATTGGGCGGCATCTTTGCAGGGTGGTTCACAGCCACTGAGGCCGGTGGTATTGGCGCTTTCGGCGCTCTTATCATTGTGTTCATTTACAAAGGCTTTCGTGGTGCCAACCTGTTGGGGGCGCTTATGGATTGCATGAGAACCAATGGCATGATTTTTCTGGTGATCATCGGGGCCATTGTGTTCGGACGATTTCTCAGTGTCACTCAAATACCGGTAAACCTTGCCACATACCTGAGTGAGCTTACAATTCCCATGCCGATGATTTTGCTGGGTTTTCTGATCATGTACTTTGTTCTGGGTATGTTTCTTGACGCCGTTGCAATTCTTTGCATAACACTTCCGGTTGTCTTTCCCGTAATTGTCCACCTTGGCTTCAACCCGATCTGGTTCGCTATTATCGTGATAAAGGTTACGGAAATAGGACTGGTTACACCCCCCGTAGGGATGAATGTTTATGTTGCGGCCAGCGCAGCAGAAGGCCAGGTGTCTTTAACGGATGTTTTCAAGGGTATTGCCCCTTTTATTTTTTGCGATATTTTTATACTGGCTCTGTTGATCGCCTTTCCACAAATTGCCTTGTTTCTTCCCGGCCTCATGTTTTAA
- a CDS encoding adenine phosphoribosyltransferase: protein MDVKTTIRSIPGWPIEGVVFRDLTTLMQNPQAYGQSCDILYERYKDQDVGKIVGIDARGFVFGAVLAYKLGIGFVPVRKKGKLPWNTIEETYTLEYGEDTLEIHEDAVEKGEKVVIVDDLIATGGTIGATVKLVKKLGADIVECAFVVELPELKGREQIQGCNVFAITEFDGE from the coding sequence ATGGATGTTAAAACGACAATAAGAAGCATACCTGGATGGCCAATTGAAGGCGTTGTGTTCAGAGATCTGACTACATTGATGCAAAATCCTCAGGCCTATGGTCAATCGTGTGATATCTTGTATGAAAGGTACAAGGACCAGGATGTTGGAAAAATAGTCGGGATTGATGCCAGGGGGTTTGTCTTTGGTGCGGTTTTGGCCTATAAACTGGGGATCGGGTTTGTTCCGGTCAGAAAAAAAGGCAAGCTGCCCTGGAACACTATTGAGGAAACCTATACCCTGGAATACGGAGAAGATACTCTTGAAATTCATGAAGATGCTGTTGAAAAAGGAGAGAAAGTCGTCATTGTTGATGATTTGATTGCCACCGGCGGAACGATCGGAGCAACAGTTAAGCTGGTAAAAAAACTGGGCGCAGATATTGTTGAATGCGCCTTTGTTGTTGAACTGCCGGAGTTGAAAGGCAGAGAACAGATTCAAGGTTGCAATGTATTTGCCATCACGGAATTTGACGGCGAATAA
- the dctP gene encoding TRAP transporter substrate-binding protein DctP, whose translation MNWGKSHFNVHRNMAIALIIGTLILFFAPSAMAKKITLRYASYNPPRGMGAQTAIWMMDEITKRSKEDVNFQQYFGGTLIKARETLRGIQRGTADMGYLFVPYFPKELQTWTVAEPFVQGPVSPARRGSFFWELYDNSPEMEKQLKQWNQKVVAIRVFGMHSVGGSKPIKSLIDLKNQRVRCAGGYDALHMGDFGAKIVFLKGSEVYSAMQKGAVDANYTPLTSYYKYRLYEIGKNPHLLLIPQFVGSIGLVTINLDTWNNLSADLKKIISEVGREYSRIQDEKIRELEKEYIENMKTNGCNIFQVSKEEIKNWAEVTQGPSKIKWITSAREQGVSGAEQLLERTENLIRKYTE comes from the coding sequence ATGAACTGGGGAAAAAGTCATTTCAATGTCCATAGAAATATGGCCATAGCATTGATAATCGGAACATTAATTTTATTTTTTGCCCCTTCTGCCATGGCAAAGAAGATAACTCTTCGCTATGCAAGCTACAATCCTCCAAGGGGAATGGGAGCGCAGACCGCTATTTGGATGATGGACGAGATTACAAAAAGATCAAAAGAAGATGTAAATTTTCAGCAGTACTTTGGCGGGACGCTTATCAAAGCAAGAGAAACTCTCAGAGGAATCCAGAGAGGCACTGCTGATATGGGTTATCTTTTTGTTCCCTACTTTCCAAAAGAATTACAAACCTGGACAGTGGCAGAACCCTTTGTTCAGGGTCCGGTATCCCCTGCCAGGCGGGGAAGTTTTTTCTGGGAGCTTTACGACAACTCTCCTGAGATGGAAAAGCAACTGAAACAATGGAACCAGAAAGTTGTGGCAATTAGGGTATTTGGCATGCACAGCGTGGGCGGATCAAAACCCATCAAATCCCTGATAGACCTCAAAAACCAGCGGGTTCGGTGTGCAGGAGGATATGATGCTTTGCATATGGGTGATTTTGGTGCCAAAATTGTTTTTCTCAAAGGTTCCGAAGTATATTCAGCCATGCAAAAAGGTGCTGTGGATGCCAATTATACGCCCCTGACGTCTTATTACAAATACCGGTTATATGAAATCGGAAAAAATCCTCATTTGTTGCTAATCCCACAGTTTGTCGGTTCAATAGGGCTGGTAACAATCAATTTAGATACCTGGAACAATCTGTCGGCTGATTTAAAAAAAATCATTTCCGAGGTCGGCAGAGAATATAGCCGGATTCAGGATGAAAAAATCCGGGAATTGGAAAAGGAATACATCGAGAATATGAAGACTAACGGGTGTAATATTTTCCAAGTATCCAAAGAAGAAATCAAGAACTGGGCAGAAGTCACACAAGGACCAAGCAAAATAAAATGGATAACCTCTGCCAGGGAACAGGGTGTTTCAGGTGCTGAACAACTGCTTGAACGAACGGAGAATCTCATCAGAAAGTATACGGAATAG
- a CDS encoding SAM hydrolase/SAM-dependent halogenase family protein, whose amino-acid sequence MANIDKKPIILLTDFGRQDSFSGVLKGVIASVSPESKVIDLSHEVNPQDILHGSFLLSTSCSYFPRGSVFCCIVDPGVGSSRKGICIQTQDYYFVGPDNGLLWKAASDNKINRIIHLANKAFFLDSVSSTFHGRDIFAPVAAHVSKGIEDISTLGKPLEKCVEYHFPRIDKTAFSMELTVIHIDWFGNVILNLKETKFRQFVQNKRYCLKINGIRIEKTVSSYSFAQEGELFLIGSSSAYMEIAVKNSSAAQRLAVKRMDKAMLVIVDP is encoded by the coding sequence TTGGCTAATATTGATAAAAAGCCCATCATTTTATTGACTGATTTTGGCCGTCAGGATTCATTTTCAGGGGTTTTAAAAGGGGTTATTGCCTCTGTCAGCCCGGAATCAAAAGTAATTGATCTGAGCCATGAGGTAAATCCCCAGGATATCCTGCACGGCTCTTTTTTATTGAGTACATCCTGTTCATATTTTCCCAGGGGAAGTGTGTTCTGTTGTATTGTTGATCCAGGTGTGGGCTCAAGCCGCAAAGGGATCTGTATTCAGACCCAAGATTATTATTTTGTGGGCCCGGATAACGGCTTGCTCTGGAAAGCCGCCAGTGACAATAAAATCAACCGCATTATTCATCTTGCCAACAAAGCTTTTTTTTTAGATTCAGTGTCAAGTACGTTTCACGGCAGGGATATCTTTGCGCCTGTGGCCGCCCATGTTTCAAAGGGGATTGAAGATATTTCAACTTTAGGCAAACCCCTTGAAAAATGTGTTGAATATCATTTTCCAAGAATAGACAAAACTGCCTTTTCAATGGAATTGACCGTTATTCATATTGATTGGTTTGGAAACGTGATCTTGAATCTTAAAGAAACAAAATTCAGACAATTTGTGCAGAACAAGCGGTATTGTCTTAAAATCAATGGTATCAGGATTGAAAAAACAGTGAGCAGTTATTCTTTTGCCCAAGAGGGTGAACTGTTTCTCATCGGATCATCTTCCGCTTATATGGAGATTGCTGTAAAAAATTCCAGTGCAGCACAACGGCTTGCGGTAAAACGTATGGATAAAGCAATGCTGGTTATTGTTGATCCATAA
- a CDS encoding DsrE family protein: MTDNVLITLACGTDNPNRATRALFLAALAQKKGKNVTVFLLDEAVYLAREGATENLKAATGDSADDSMAHLQAHGVPILVCTPCAKARFIEEKDLADSCRMATAAELIDLACDAATISL; encoded by the coding sequence ATGACAGACAATGTTCTTATCACACTTGCCTGCGGCACGGACAACCCGAACCGCGCAACCCGCGCACTGTTTCTTGCCGCCCTGGCCCAGAAAAAAGGAAAAAACGTCACTGTCTTCTTGCTGGATGAAGCTGTTTATCTTGCCAGAGAAGGAGCTACAGAAAACCTGAAAGCCGCCACAGGAGACTCTGCCGATGATTCAATGGCGCACCTTCAGGCCCATGGGGTCCCGATTCTTGTGTGTACCCCCTGTGCTAAAGCAAGGTTTATTGAAGAAAAAGACCTTGCAGATTCCTGCAGAATGGCAACAGCAGCCGAACTGATTGATCTTGCCTGTGATGCCGCAACCATAAGCCTTTAA
- a CDS encoding CYTH domain-containing protein, translating to MAIEIEKKFLLKYLPSSLLTNGILIRQGYMVNEKERVVRIRLAGDKAFLTIKGITCNAARKEYEYPVPQQDAKEMLQLFCKEPLIEKTRYHVEFKGFEWVIDQFSGDNQGLVVAEIELDSVDQVFEKPDWIGKEVTHDSGYFNSNLIKNPYSTWQIK from the coding sequence ATGGCCATTGAAATAGAAAAAAAATTTCTTTTAAAGTATCTTCCATCCTCGCTTTTGACCAACGGAATCCTTATCCGCCAGGGGTATATGGTAAATGAAAAAGAAAGAGTTGTCAGAATTCGCCTTGCAGGAGACAAGGCATTTTTGACTATCAAGGGTATAACCTGCAATGCCGCCAGAAAAGAGTATGAATATCCCGTCCCGCAACAGGATGCAAAAGAGATGCTCCAGTTGTTCTGCAAAGAACCCTTGATCGAAAAGACCCGGTATCATGTTGAATTCAAAGGTTTTGAATGGGTGATCGATCAATTTTCAGGAGACAACCAGGGACTTGTGGTTGCTGAAATAGAGCTGGATTCTGTTGATCAGGTGTTTGAAAAACCCGACTGGATTGGAAAAGAGGTCACTCATGACTCGGGATACTTTAATTCCAACCTGATTAAAAATCCCTATTCAACCTGGCAGATAAAATAG
- a CDS encoding thioredoxin family protein — protein sequence MKKENILVVAIVCIAVAGVFMYNNSKSGSMTGFFPSKVSGKAELSGQNGDGSNIAWQDYNQGMAMAKTQGKHVFLYFHADWCTYCRKLKKTTFKDEAVLSYLRDNFISIAVDTDKNQKLSTQWKVKGLPTLWFLEPDNSKISSIPGYVEKKQFLNILKYIHTKSYSKMTFNEFVKTL from the coding sequence ATGAAAAAAGAGAACATACTTGTTGTTGCTATTGTTTGTATTGCTGTTGCTGGTGTCTTTATGTACAACAACTCTAAATCAGGTAGCATGACGGGGTTTTTCCCTTCTAAAGTGTCTGGCAAAGCTGAATTGTCCGGCCAAAATGGGGATGGGTCAAATATTGCCTGGCAGGATTACAATCAAGGCATGGCCATGGCAAAAACACAGGGCAAACATGTTTTTTTATACTTTCATGCAGACTGGTGTACATATTGCCGGAAACTCAAGAAAACAACCTTTAAGGATGAGGCAGTGTTAAGCTATCTAAGGGATAATTTTATCAGTATTGCAGTTGATACTGATAAAAATCAGAAACTTTCCACACAATGGAAGGTCAAGGGACTGCCAACCCTATGGTTTCTTGAACCGGATAATTCAAAGATCAGCAGTATCCCGGGATATGTTGAAAAAAAACAGTTTTTAAACATTTTAAAATATATTCATACCAAAAGTTATAGCAAAATGACGTTCAATGAATTTGTCAAAACTCTATAG
- a CDS encoding sigma-54 interaction domain-containing protein: MDIGKQWRHIIDSVQDGIIIVDEKGCFVAANQTAQWITGYTEEELKGQSCRILNCTGCKIIGKGKGKNWCGLFSQGLIREKKCLITNRQNRTIPIIKSATVLFDDKKEIIGAVETLKDISENINYKNELASIKRMYHIDDGFHGIVGRTPVMQSLYELIESVASQDTPVMILGESGTGKEMVAKALHETGERASKPFVKVNCAALSEHILESELFGHVKGAYTGADSDRVGRFEAAHKGTIFLDEIGDIPLSVQVKLLRVLEEKMIQRVGANKSIQIDVRIITATNKNLEQLIKDGLFREDLFFRINVFPLTCPPLRHRKDDITLIIQHFINFHAEKTGKNILGITPEAMRLMVAYPWPGNIRELRNSIEYAFVLAREKSIGPEHLPEKIISHTSGETGSLKYLASKDTVFNDPTFEDTIKLGQSEKEKLLDALRQTDGNQSRAAKILGVSRITVWKRIKKYGIQLK, encoded by the coding sequence ATGGATATTGGAAAACAATGGCGTCATATTATTGATTCGGTCCAGGACGGCATCATTATTGTTGATGAAAAAGGGTGTTTTGTTGCAGCGAACCAGACGGCCCAATGGATCACCGGTTATACTGAAGAAGAACTCAAAGGCCAATCCTGCCGGATTTTGAATTGCACGGGCTGTAAGATTATCGGAAAAGGCAAAGGGAAAAACTGGTGCGGACTTTTTTCCCAAGGCCTTATCAGGGAAAAAAAATGTTTGATTACCAACAGGCAGAACAGGACCATACCGATTATAAAGAGTGCAACCGTATTGTTTGATGATAAAAAAGAGATTATAGGTGCTGTTGAAACCCTTAAAGACATATCTGAAAATATTAATTATAAAAATGAACTGGCATCCATAAAAAGAATGTATCATATTGATGACGGATTTCATGGCATAGTTGGAAGAACACCGGTAATGCAGAGTCTTTATGAACTTATAGAGAGTGTGGCCTCACAGGACACGCCGGTAATGATTTTAGGGGAGAGCGGGACCGGCAAGGAGATGGTTGCCAAAGCCCTTCATGAAACCGGGGAAAGAGCATCAAAACCTTTTGTTAAAGTCAATTGTGCTGCTTTAAGTGAACATATTCTAGAAAGTGAATTGTTCGGCCATGTAAAGGGCGCATACACGGGTGCGGACAGTGACAGGGTAGGGCGGTTTGAAGCGGCCCACAAAGGAACTATTTTCCTGGATGAAATCGGGGATATTCCTCTTTCAGTCCAGGTAAAACTGCTCAGAGTTCTGGAAGAAAAAATGATTCAGCGGGTCGGTGCCAATAAATCCATTCAGATTGATGTCAGGATTATTACGGCTACAAATAAAAACCTTGAACAATTGATTAAAGACGGATTATTCAGGGAAGACCTGTTTTTCAGGATCAATGTTTTCCCGTTGACCTGTCCGCCTCTTCGTCACCGTAAAGATGATATTACGCTGATTATCCAGCATTTCATCAATTTTCATGCAGAAAAGACAGGGAAAAATATTTTGGGAATTACGCCGGAAGCCATGCGCTTGATGGTGGCATACCCCTGGCCCGGTAATATCAGGGAATTGAGAAACAGTATAGAGTATGCATTTGTTCTGGCAAGAGAGAAAAGCATCGGGCCGGAGCATTTGCCGGAAAAAATTATTAGCCATACATCTGGAGAAACCGGATCATTAAAATATTTGGCATCCAAAGATACGGTTTTCAATGATCCGACCTTTGAGGATACGATCAAGTTAGGGCAGTCTGAAAAAGAAAAGCTTCTTGATGCGCTTCGCCAGACAGACGGAAACCAGAGTCGTGCTGCAAAAATTTTAGGCGTCAGCCGGATAACCGTGTGGAAGCGCATCAAAAAGTATGGAATACAACTTAAATGA
- the mtnP gene encoding S-methyl-5'-thioadenosine phosphorylase has product MFKIGIIGGSGLDDPDILKDPEKLDISTEYGVPSSFLLSGKINDVETVILSRHGRNHQFSPTQVNNRANIKALQQAGVTHIIATTACGSLREQIDRGHLVVLDQFIDFTRFRKNTFADSFENGAVHTAMAHPFDEGLRKKLYETAKKLDLEVHDKGCVVTIEGPRFSTVAESKMFRIWGADVINMSTAPEAMLANEAGIPYAAVAMSTDYDCWKEDEAPVTWDEILAVFNHNANNVKKLLVTVVQGLK; this is encoded by the coding sequence ATGTTTAAAATCGGCATTATCGGTGGATCAGGGCTTGATGATCCTGATATTTTAAAAGACCCGGAAAAACTTGATATCTCCACGGAATATGGAGTCCCTTCTTCCTTTTTGTTGTCCGGGAAGATAAATGATGTCGAGACTGTTATTCTCAGCCGCCATGGCCGGAATCACCAGTTCAGCCCCACCCAGGTAAACAACCGGGCCAATATCAAAGCGCTTCAGCAGGCAGGGGTTACCCATATTATTGCCACCACGGCCTGCGGCAGTTTGCGTGAACAAATAGACCGGGGGCACCTGGTTGTTTTGGATCAGTTTATTGATTTTACACGATTCAGGAAGAACACCTTTGCAGACTCATTTGAGAATGGTGCCGTTCATACCGCCATGGCTCATCCTTTTGATGAAGGATTGCGCAAAAAACTTTATGAAACCGCAAAAAAACTGGATTTAGAGGTTCATGACAAAGGATGCGTTGTTACCATCGAAGGGCCTAGGTTTTCTACGGTTGCGGAATCAAAGATGTTCAGAATCTGGGGAGCGGATGTGATCAATATGTCAACAGCCCCAGAAGCCATGCTGGCAAATGAAGCCGGTATCCCTTATGCTGCCGTTGCCATGTCAACGGATTATGACTGCTGGAAAGAGGATGAAGCGCCTGTTACCTGGGATGAGATCCTGGCCGTATTCAATCATAATGCCAATAATGTAAAAAAACTGCTTGTAACGGTTGTACAGGGATTAAAATAA